One genomic segment of Oxalobacteraceae sp. CFBP 8761 includes these proteins:
- a CDS encoding response regulator codes for MDNPSTILIVDDDRDIRTLLADYLESNSYRTLGAADGTAMWKTLDETRPDLIVLDLNMPGDDGLTLCRKLRATSSLPVIMLTARNEPLDRILGLEMGADDYLPKPFEPRELLARIRSVLRRSHAMPSNTPSENVQQMRFSGWTLDLTARHLLNPDGIVIMLSGAEFRLLRVFLEHPNRVLNRDQLLNLTQGRDADPFDRSIDIQISRLRQKLGEDARMPQIIKTVRNGGYVLAGQVTVEPVA; via the coding sequence ATGGATAATCCCTCTACGATTCTGATCGTCGACGACGACCGCGACATCCGCACGCTGCTGGCCGACTACCTCGAGTCCAACAGCTACCGGACGCTCGGCGCCGCCGACGGCACCGCGATGTGGAAGACGCTCGACGAAACGCGTCCCGACCTCATCGTGCTCGACCTGAACATGCCTGGCGACGATGGCCTGACGCTGTGCCGCAAGCTGCGCGCCACGTCGAGCCTGCCCGTCATCATGCTCACCGCCCGCAACGAACCGCTCGACCGCATCCTGGGTCTGGAAATGGGCGCCGACGACTACCTGCCGAAACCGTTCGAGCCGCGCGAGCTGCTGGCGCGCATCCGCAGCGTGCTGCGCCGCTCGCACGCGATGCCATCGAACACGCCATCCGAAAACGTGCAGCAGATGCGCTTCTCGGGCTGGACGCTCGACCTGACTGCGCGCCACCTGCTCAACCCGGACGGCATCGTCATCATGCTCTCGGGCGCCGAGTTCCGCCTGCTGCGCGTATTCCTCGAGCACCCGAACCGCGTGCTCAATCGCGACCAGCTGCTCAACCTCACGCAGGGCCGCGACGCCGATCCGTTCGACCGCTCGATCGACATCCAGATCAGCCGCCTGCGCCAGAAGCTCGGCGAAGACGCGCGCATGCCGCAGATTATAAAGACCGTGCGCAACGGCGGCTACGTGCTGGCCGGCCAGGTCACCGTGGAGCCGGTGGCGTGA